AGGTCGCGTTCCGGTATCGAGACGAACCCGAACTCCGCATAAAACCCGGCGAGGCTCTCGACCGCGTACATGTAGAGGTCGTCGTTGTGGCAGGCCACGACGAGAGCGGCCACCGCCATGCGGGAATACCCCCTGCCGCGGCAGGGCTCAGGCGTGAAGACGCCGTCGACCTCCATGCTGCCGTCGGAATGCCTCCTGCACCGGGCGAGAGAGACGATCCGCTCCCCGCAAAAGGTTGCAAAGATCCTGTCCCGGGTCGGGTCTGCGGTCACGCCGTGGTAGTCCCGCCAGACATCGTTTGCAAGCGCAAACTCAGGACTCCTGAGCTCCCGAACCACCAGGTGAGATCCGGGTTGCGGGTCTTCCACCGTTTGGCTTGTCTCGGAGAATCGGTAGCCTCCAGGCGGGATGAGGATCTCGAACTTCGCTCCCTCACCGGGGATCCCGGTCTCCCGGATTGTTATCCCGGTGATGGCGAGGATCTCGTGGGCGAGGAAGAGCCCGTGCCCGAAACTCTCTTCCCGCTGGACAAAGAGTTTCTCCTTCTCCGGGTAGGGAATGCCGGTTCCGTCGTCTTCGACGACGATTGCGCAGCCGTCCGGGCGCAGGTGGTAGGTGACGACGATCCGACTCGCCCCAATCCCCGGTGCGAGAGCGTTCTCAAGGAGGTGGGTAAAGACCGTCTCTAGATGCGGGTCGGCGAAGACTTCGAGCCGCTCGGTCCATGTTTCGAGTGAGACGCTCCCGAACGAGAGGCCCACGGCCGCTTTCCTGACGGTCTCCTGCACGGGCATCCATGCCGGCGGCAGTCGCCCGATCTCGCGGAATGCCCTCGAGATCTCGATCTGGCGCCGGATGCCGTTTGCAGCATCGTGCAGGTCGTCGATAAAGGAGAGGACTGCGGGATCGTCAAACTTCATCACACCTACCGAGAGGTGGCCGTAGAGGACTGCAAGCCGGTTTGCAAGGTCGGTGCGCAGGATCCCGGCAAGAGTATTGAGTTGATGACTGGCGTTCTTGAGCGCGGTCTCCATCATGACCTGATCGCTCACGTCCCGGATCGACTCGATGGCTCCTGCGACGTTGCCGTTTGCATCAAGGAGTGGGGCCGCTGTAAAACGAATATGCGCTCCATTGCCGTCCCGGAAGTGGGGAATGGTCGTCTCTGAGACGAGGATCTTTCGATCCCCGGCCTCGCCCTGGAGGATCTTATCCGCAAGGAGCGGCTGTCGTTTGCCGTAGAATGGTATGGCATGCTCGTAGTTGCCCCGGTTGAGCACGGCCTCCTTTTTTACCCCGGTCATCTCCTCGATCGCGCGGTTCCAGGCGATGACCTTTCCTTCACGATCGATGGCGAACGTTGCATCCGGCAGAAACTCGATGATATCCTGCATCTGCTGTTCGGACTCCCGGAGCCTGGTTGTGAGGAGCGCGACCACCCCGCCGACCAGGACGAGGAAGACCGCACGGGGGAGGATGGTGAACGGGAGCAGGGGATCGGGCGGGGAGAGGAGGAAGACCGTGACCGCATAGACGGCCGCAAGGCCCAGCGCAAAGAGCGTTCCCCGTCGGGGATACCAGTAACTCGCGAGGATGATCGGGATGCTGAGCGGGAGGGAGGGGAGGAGACCCGGTGGGGCGCCG
This is a stretch of genomic DNA from Methanoculleus thermophilus. It encodes these proteins:
- a CDS encoding PAS domain S-box protein, translating into MKIGKPFARARNRIAAITILAALTLGGNLLGLLLGAPPGLLPSLPLSIPIILASYWYPRRGTLFALGLAAVYAVTVFLLSPPDPLLPFTILPRAVFLVLVGGVVALLTTRLRESEQQMQDIIEFLPDATFAIDREGKVIAWNRAIEEMTGVKKEAVLNRGNYEHAIPFYGKRQPLLADKILQGEAGDRKILVSETTIPHFRDGNGAHIRFTAAPLLDANGNVAGAIESIRDVSDQVMMETALKNASHQLNTLAGILRTDLANRLAVLYGHLSVGVMKFDDPAVLSFIDDLHDAANGIRRQIEISRAFREIGRLPPAWMPVQETVRKAAVGLSFGSVSLETWTERLEVFADPHLETVFTHLLENALAPGIGASRIVVTYHLRPDGCAIVVEDDGTGIPYPEKEKLFVQREESFGHGLFLAHEILAITGITIRETGIPGEGAKFEILIPPGGYRFSETSQTVEDPQPGSHLVVRELRSPEFALANDVWRDYHGVTADPTRDRIFATFCGERIVSLARCRRHSDGSMEVDGVFTPEPCRGRGYSRMAVAALVVACHNDDLYMYAVESLAGFYAEFGFVSIPERDLPSPIRERYTWAAGNMEGAEIRPMHRRAGL